A window of Chaetodon auriga isolate fChaAug3 chromosome 2, fChaAug3.hap1, whole genome shotgun sequence contains these coding sequences:
- the LOC143333518 gene encoding protein transport protein Sec61 subunit alpha-like 1 — MGIKFLEVIKPFCAVLPEIQKPERKIQFREKVLWTAITLFIFLVCCQIPLFGIMSSDSADPFYWMRVILASNRGTLMELGISPIVTSGLIMQLLAGAKIIEVGDTPKDRALFNGAQKLFGMIITIGQAIVYVMTGMYGDPSEMGAGICLLIIIQLFVAGLIVLLLDELLQKGYGLGSGISLFIATNICETIVWKAFSPTTVNTGRGTEFEGAIIALFHLLATRTDKVRALREAFYRQNLPNLMNLIATVFVFAVVIYFQGFRVDLPIKSARYRGQYNTYPIKLFYTSNIPIILQSALVSNLYVISQMLSTRFSGNFLVNLLGTWSDTTSGGPARAYPVGGLCYYLSPPESFGSVLDDPVHAVIYIVFMLGSCAFFSKTWIEVSGSSAKDVAKQLKEQQMVMRGHRETSMVHELNRYIPTAAAFGGLCIGGLSVMADFLGAIGSGTGILLAVTIIYQYFEIFVKEQSEVGSMGALLF; from the exons ATGGGAA TTAAATTTTTGGAGGTCATCAAGCCGTTCTGTGCGGTCTTGCCTGAAATTCAGAAACCAGAAAGAAAG ATTCAGTTTAGAGAAAAAGTGCTATGGACGGCCATCACACTATTCATCTTTTTGGTGTGCTGCCAG ATTCCTCTCTTTGGCATCATGTCGTCAGACTCAGCAGATCCCTTCTACTGGATGAGAGTAATCCTGGCTTCAAACAGAG GCACTCTGATGGAGTTGGGCATCTCACCAATTGTCACCTCAGGCCTTATCATGCAGCTGCTGGCTGGTGCCAAGATCATTGAAGTGGGAGACACTCCCAAGGACAGAGCCCTCTTCAATGGAGCCCAGAAGT tgtttggaATGATCATCACCATTGGACAGGCCATTGTGTATGTTATGACTGGCATGTATGGAGACCCTTCAGAGATGGGTGCTGGGATATGCTTGCTCATCATCATCCAG ctgtttgttgcaGGTCTGATTGTCTTGCTGCTGGACGAGCTGCTTCAGAAGGGCTATGGTCTGGGCTCGGGTATCTCTCTCTTCATTGCAACCAACATCTGTGAGACAATCGTCTGGAAGGCCTTCAGCCCCACCACTGTCAACACTGGCAGAG GTACTGAGTTTGAGGGAGCCATCATTGCTCTCTTTCATCTCCTGGCCACCCGCACGGATAAGGTGCGCGCCCTGAGAGAGGCCTTCTACAGACAGAACCTGCCGAACCTCATGAACCTCATCGCCACCGTCTTCGTGTTTGCAGTGGTCATATACTTCCAG GGCTTCAGGGTGGACCTGCCCATCAAGTCGGCACGCTACCGTGGTCAGTACAACACCTATCCCATCAAACTGTTCTACACCTCGAACATCCCCATCATCCTGCAGTCTGCCCTGGTCTCCAATCTCTACGTCATTTCTCAGATGCTCTCAACGCGTTTCAGCGGCAACTTCCTCGTCAACCTCCTGGGAACGTGGTCT GACACCACGAGTGGCGGACCTGCTCGGGCCTACCCAGTGGGCGGTCTCTGCTACTACCTATCTCCCCCAGAGTCATTTGGTTCTGTTCTGGACGACCCGGTTCACGCCGTGATCTACATTGTCTTCATGCTTGGCTCCTGCGCCTTCTTCTCCAAGACCTGGATTGAGGTCTCAGGCTCCTCGGCCAAAGAT GTGGCgaagcagctgaaggagcagcagatgGTCATGAGGGGACACAGAGAGACCTCTATGGTGCATGAGCTCAACAG GTACATCCCCACAGCTGCTGCCTTTGGCGGCCTCTGTATAGGAGGGCTGTCTGTTATGGCTGACTTCCTGGGTGCCATTGGTTCGGGTACGGGAATCCTCTTGGCTGTGACCATCATCTACCAGTACTTTGAAATCTTTGTGAAAGAGCAGAGCGAAGTGGGCAGCATGGGAGCACTGCTCTTCTAG
- the LOC143333527 gene encoding netrin-4: MYVVNGAEIRMSVFNMPGKGRHQMLVALCWLFLVSTRSGAVSRCVDHACSPPIGNLANGRTLLTFSSSFNHSPCPHPPVIPHLCSEDSHPSAHMTDDPFLHPDTWWASGAGGAMQEQQDEIRLDLETQFCLTHVVLVFRSPRPAAMAIERSADFGKTWEALKLFAHNCSMEFGLPDDFIQPGSLCTSRYTSATPCSGGEVILRTLDPSSAKTLDAYSPEALARLTLTNLRIRLLKPQTCPAPLDNPPAEQTSPTASAPTSTSTTESPTSAPYAIYTLLARGTCLCHGHAEQCVPHNSSQDTRQDSNMVSGRCLCTHHTAGDHCEKCAPLHNDHPWRPANSSSGESNPCRKCQCHGHADSCHFSQRAWLSSGGTSGGVCDHCRHNTVGRRCQRCRHGYHRHPSLPLSSPHACTRCWCDPRGSLPPRPGEDGHWCHPRSGQCHCKSGVGGTGCSHCLSGYWGFGEEGCKRCACPHSCDPTTGQCLDSYSNNQVFNVPIGGKIPDLDHTFTIEEDVQWSKELAVSALHYTGKCSCKEKKLRSVSDLCKTKHDYVIKASVLSAHDKGSHAEVQVKVRKVLQSGQVALYLGTISIYPLSWTSRGCTCPILNPGMDYLLAGPQEAGTGRLLVTMQSVVVPWTPRLGLLLSEGLRNGCP, from the exons ATGTATGTTGTAAACGGAGCAGAAATAAGGATGAGTGTGTTTAATATGCCTGGCAAAGGTCGGCATCAGATGCTGGTGGCGCTCTGTTGGCTGTTTTTGGTTTCGACGAGGAGCGGAGCAG TTTCCAGATGTGTGGACCATGCTTGTAGTCCACCCATAGGGAATCTGGCTAATGGCAGGACCCTCCTCACGTTCTCAAGCTCCTTCAACCACAGCCCTTGCCCCCATCCTCCTGTGATCCCCCACCTCTGCTCTGAGGACTCACACCCATCTGCTCACATGACTGATGATCCTTTCTTGCATCCGGATACCTGGTGGGCATCAGGTGCAGGTGGTGCCATGCAGGAACAGCAGGATGAGATCCGGTTGGACctggaaacacagttctgtctGACCCACGTGGTTTTGGTGTTCAGGTCTCCTCGACCTGCTGCCATGGCCATTGAACGTTCAGCTGACTTTGGAAAGACCTGGGAAGCACTTAAGCTCTTTGCGCACAATTGCAGCATGGAGTTTGGTTTGCCTGATGATTTCATTCAACCAGGCTCTCTGTGTACATCCCGTTACACCAGTGCTACACCCTGCAGTGGGGGGGAG GTCATTTTACGGACACTAGACCCCAGCAGTGCTAAAACATTGGATGCGTACAGCCCAGAGGCCCTTGCTCGCCTCACTCTCACTAACCTCCGCATCAGACTGCTAAAACCTCAGACCTGTCCGGCACCCCTGGACAACCCCCCTGCAGAACAGACAAGCCCCACAGCCTCTGCTCCGACCTCCACATCCACCACAGAAAGCCCAACCTCAGCACCTTATGCTATTTATACTTTACTGGCCAGAGGGACCTGCCTGTGCCATGGTCACGCTGAGCAGTGTGTACCACACAACAGCAGCCAAGACACAAGACAGGACAGTAACATG GTGTCTGGCAGGTGTCTATGTACTCACCACACGGCAGGGGATCACTGTGAGAAGTGTGCCCCCCTCCACAATGATCATCCGTGGAGgcctgccaacagcagcagtggggaGTCCAACCCATGCCGGA AGTGCCAGTGTCACGGTCACGCAGATAGCTGTCACTTCTCTCAGCGGGCATGGCTTTCGTCCGGTGGCACCAGTGGGGGCGTTTGTGaccactgcagacacaacactgtCGGGCGCAGGTGCCAGCGCTGTCGTCACGGCTACCACCGCCACCCATCCCTGCCCCTCAGCTCCCCTCATGCCTGCACAC GCTGCTGGTGTGATCCACGTGGCTCTTTGCCTCCTCGTCCTGGAGAGGACGGACACTGGTGCCATCCAAGAAGTGGGCAGTGCCACTGCAAGTCTGGTGTAGGGGGCACAGGCTGCAGCCACTGCTTGTCTGGTTATTGGGGTTTTGGAGAGGAGGGGTGTAAACGTTGTGCCTGTCCTCACAGCTGTGATCCTACCACTGGGCAGTGTTTGGACAG CTACTCCAATAACCAGGTGTTCAATGTGCCTATTGGTGGAAAAATCCCTGATCTGGATCACACGTTCACAATTGAAGAGGACGTACAGTGGTCGAAGGAACTTGCGGTGTCTGCTTTGCATTACACAG GGAAGTGTAGCTGTAAGGAGAAAAAGCTGAGAAGTGTGTCTGACCTCTGTAAGACCAAACACGATTACG TGATCAAGGCCAGTGTGCTGTCTGCTCATGACAAAGGCAGCCATGCAGAAGTACAAGTCAAAGTTCGCAAGGTCCTTCAATCAGGCCAGGTGGCGCTCTACCTGGGAACCATCAGCATCTATCCTCTGTCCTGGACCAGCCGCGGCTGCACCTGTCCTATTCTTAACCCAG GTATGGATTACCTGCTGGCAGGCCCACAGGAGGCCGGGACAGGCCGTCTGCTGGTCACCATGCAGAGTGTGGTTGTCCCATGGACGCCCAGATTAGGTCTCCTTCTATCAGAGGGCCTGAGGAATGGATGTCCATGA
- the chchd4a gene encoding mitochondrial intermembrane space import and assembly protein 40 translates to MSYCRQEGKDRIIFVTKEDHEIPSNAELIAEDPDDPYEEQGLILPNGDINWNCPCLGGMASGPCGSQFKEAFSCFHYSKEEVKGSECIDSFRNMQECMQKYPELYPQEEDKEMSSQAESSSGSVSALPPESDSTSPTSTPEVAASSDSTSTTDNQTAS, encoded by the exons ATGTCGTACTGCAGGCAAGAGG GTAAAGATCGCATCATCTTTGTGACCAAGGAAGACCATGAGATACCCAGCAACGCTGAACTCATTGCAGAAGACCCTGATGATCCCTATGAGGAACAAG gTCTGATCCTGCCAAACGGAGACATCAACTGGAACTGCCCGTGCCTGGGCGGCATGGCCAGCGGACCATGTGGCTCTCAGTTCAAAGAGGCCTTCTCCTGCTTCCACTACAGTAAGGAAGAGGTGAAGGGCTCAGAGTGCATCGACAGTTTCCGCAACATGCAGGAGTGCATGCAGAAGTACCCTGAGCTCTATCCtcaggaggaagacaaagagatgTCCTCCCAAGCAGAGTCCAGCTCTGGTTCTGTTTCTGCCTTACCCCCTGAAAGTGACTCTACCTCACCCACTTCAACACCTGAGGTCGCTGCCTCATCTGACAGCACGTCCACAACAGACAACCAGACTGCCAGCTAA